Proteins co-encoded in one Siniperca chuatsi isolate FFG_IHB_CAS linkage group LG11, ASM2008510v1, whole genome shotgun sequence genomic window:
- the ppp4r3b gene encoding serine/threonine-protein phosphatase 4 regulatory subunit 3B isoform X1 has protein sequence MSDTRRRVKVYTLNEDRQWDDRGTGHVSSTFVERLKGISLLVRAESDGSLLLESKISPNTAYQKQQDTLIVWSEADNYDLALSFQEKAGCDEIWEKICQVQGKDPALDITQDPIDESEEERFEEIPETSHLVELPPCELSRLEEIADLVTSVLSSPIRREKLALALMSEGYIKKLLGLFRVCEDLDNREGLHHLYEIVRGVLFLNKAALFEVMFSDDCIMDVVGCLEYDPALVQPKRHREFLTKTAKFKEVIPITDSELRQKIHQTYRVQYIQDIILPTPSVFEENFLSTLTSFIFFNKVEIVSMLQEDEKFLTEVFAQLTDEATDDSKRRELVNFVKEFCAFSQTLQPQNRDAFFKTLANLGILPALEIVMGMDDLQVRAAATDIFSYLVEFSPSMVREFVMQEPQQTDDDVLLINVVIKQMICDSDPELGGAVQLMGLLRTLIDPENMLASTNKTEKTEFLSFFYKYCMHVLTAPLLANTAHDKNSKDLQEGSTKINPVCPDNFQTAQLLALILELLTFCVEHHTYHIKTYIMNKDLLRRVLVLMNSKHTFLALCALRFMRRIIGLKDEYYNRYIIKGNLFEPVINALLDNGTRYNLLNSAIIELFEFIKVEDIKSLIAHIVDNFYKALESIEYVQTFKGLKGRYEQEKDRQSQRLNRYRRDARSLDEDEELWFNDDDDDDDGEAVEKSRMEDDFSDSYGKYMEAKKVSVTAGAANGSNGANNNGKAAVIPPASPAVTPNNSSTSSVKTVALPATPVVKTALVGLVDYPDDEDEEEEDEEEEQSPRKRPRLSS, from the exons ATGTCGGACACTCGGCGGCGAGTGAAAGTATATACGCTGAATGAAGACAGGCAGTGGGACGATCGGGGTACCGGACACGTTTCGTCTACCTTTGTTGAACGGCTGAAGGGAATATCATTATTAGTTCGGGCCGAATCAGACG GATCACTTCTATTGGAGTCGAAGATAAGCCCGAATACTGCATATCAGAAACAACAG GACACACTGATTGTCTGGTCGGAAGCAGATAATTATGACCTTGCCCTAAGCTTCCAGGAAAAGGCTGGCTGTGATGAGATCTGGGAGAAGATTTGCCAG GTTCAAGGGAAGGACCCTGCCCTGGACATCACCCAGGACCCCATTGATGAGTCTGAGGAGGAGCGCTTTGAGGAGATTCCAGAGACAAGCCACCTGGTGGAGCTCCCTCCTTGCGAGCTAAGTCGACTGGAGGAGATCGCTGACCTGGTTACCTCTGTCCTGTCTTCGCCCATCCGGAGGGAAAAACTGGCCCTGGCCCTGATGAGTGAGGGCTATATCAAGAAACTCCTGGGTCTCTTCAGAGTATGTGAGGACCTGGACAACAGGGAAGGCCTACATCACCTCTATGAGATTGTCCGGGGTGTCTTGTTCCTCAATAAAGCGGCCCTCTTTGAAGTGATGTTCTCTGACGACTGTATCATGGATGTGGTGGGCTGCCTAGAGTATGATCCAGCGCTGGTTCAGCCTAAACGGCACCGGGAATTCTTGACCAAGACAGCTAAATTTAAGGAGGTGATCCCTATCACGGACTCTGAGCTGCGGCAGAAGATCCACCAGACCTACCGGGTGCAGTACATCCAGGACATCATCCTGCCCACACCATCTGTCTTTGAGGAGAACTTCCTGTCCACACTCAcctccttcatcttcttcaACAAGGTGGAGATTGTCAGTATGTTGCAG GAGGATGAGAAGTTCCTAACAGAGGTATTTGCACAGCTCACAGATGAAGCGACAGATGACAGTAAACGGAGAGAACTT GTGAACTTTGTCAAGGAATTCTGTGCTTTTTCACAAACGTTGCAGCCACAAAACAGGGATGCTTTCTTCAAAACTCTGGCAAATCTAGGCATTTTACCTGCTCTTGAAATAGTCATG GGAATGGATGACCTGCAGGTGAGGGCAGCAGCTACAGACATCTTCTCTTACCTGGTGGAATTCAGCCCCTCCATGGTCAGGGAGTTTGTCATGCAGGaaccacagcagacagacgaC gatGTTCTGCTGATAAATGTTGTGATCAAGCAGATGATTTGTGACTCTGACCCAGAGTTAGGAGGGGCTGTCCAGCTGATGGGTCTGCTCAGAACACTCATCGACCCCGAGAACATGCTGGCTTCCACCAAT aaaactGAGAAGACAGAATTTTTGAGTTTCTTCTACAAGTACTGCATGCATGTCCTGACTGCTCCTCTGCTGGCCAACACTGCACATGACAAAAACTCAAAAG ATCTGCAGGAGGGATCAACTAAGATCAACCCGgtctgtccag aCAACTTCCAGACTGCTCAGCTGCTGGCACTGATCCTGGAGCTTCTGACCTTCTGTGTGGAGCACCACACCTATCACATCAAGACCTACATTATGAACAAAGACCTGCTCAGGAGAGTGCTGGTGCTCATGAACTCAAAACATACCTTCCTTGCTCTTT GTGCCCTGCGTTTCATGCGCAGAATCATTGGTCTGAAGGATGAGTACTACAACCGCTACATCATCAAAGGGAACCTGTTTGAGCCTGTCATTAATGCCCTGCTGGACAACGGCACCCGATACAACCTCCTCAACTCAGCCATCATAGAGCTCTTTGAGTTCATTAAAGTG GAGGACATCAAGTCTCTCATAGCTCACATTGTGGATAACTTCTACAAAGCACTTGAATCCATTGAGTACGTCCAGACTTTCAAGGGCCTGAAAGGCCGGTACGAGCAGGAAAAAGATAGGCAGAGTCAGAGACTCAACAG ATATCGCAGAGATGCACGGTCGTTGGACGAGGATGAGGAGTTATGGTTCAAtgacgacgacgatgatgacGATGGAGAGGCTGTGGAGAAGAGCCGAATGGAGGATGACTTCTCTGACAGCTATGGCAAGTACATGGAAGCCAAAAAAG TCTCTGTTACTGCAGGAGCTGCCAACGGATCTAATGGTGCCAACAACAATGGGAAAGCTGCTGTAATCCCACCTGCCTCGCCAGCCGTCACTCCAAACAACAGTTCAACTTCCTCTGTCAAAACAGTTGCTCTTCCTGCCACACCAGTCGTTAAG ACTGCTCTGGTCGGTTTGGTGGACTACCCTGAcgatgaggatgaagaggaagaagatgaggaggaagagcagtCTCCAAGGAAGCGGCCCCGTCTGAGCTCTTAA
- the cfap36 gene encoding cilia- and flagella-associated protein 36 isoform X4, whose protein sequence is MQEVGINEQQFLDACTSPFAKSKTLQSVFQPVLATDDFQMFRSLMVQKNMELQLQALRVIKERNGALPECLTDGMDVMTELQQQEMKILQEVLRKSKEEYDEEMSRRLLSEEEVGSTSSSCSDKPMAESSEAQNTISAPSQQSNTAKAKAEGNGDNSSSNGHHAPLVNGSTEFNLVKSKPVRKEESKTAAAGGGDQKSAAKSSSMSKPTPDCGSNGVESRVLPAVRAPVKSGEPFVSLSPVTKDQSSSSQTAAEAMLEEAHREAGFSKPYTELSASQQEQLQQRAAYLRQQRDKLHAMKKEPQKTKPTTTPEEAPTTTSEAVGQSQKNGACSPPPPLPPPAQHSNSTKQKEISAEERKKLQKRKHLADKLKEEVIKK, encoded by the exons tctgTGTTCCAGCCAGTTCTGGCTACAGATGATTTCCAGATGTTTCGCTCACTGATGGTCCAGAAGAACATGGAGCTGCAGCTTCAAGCTCTCAGGGTCATTAAAGAAAGGAACG GGGCCCTCCCAGAGTGTCTGACTGATGGTATGGATGTGAtgacagagctgcagcagcaagagATGAAAATCCTGCAGGAAGTTCTCAG AAAGTCAAAAGAGGAGTATGATGAGGAAATGTCTAGGAGGCTGCTATCAGAGGAAGAGGTTGgttccacctccagcagctgctctgATAAGCCAATGGCAGAAAGCAGTGAAGCCCAGAATACCATCTCTGCTCCCAGCCAACAAAGCAACACTGCCAAG GCCAAAGCTGAGGGGAATGGTGataacagcagcagtaatggtCACCACGCCCCACTAGTGAACGGAAGCACTGAATTTAATCTG GTCAAGAGCAAACCTGTCAGAAAGGAAGAGAGCAAGACGGCTGCCGCAGGAGGTGGAGATCAGAAAAGTGCAGCTAAGAGCAGCTCAATGTCTAAACCCACACCAG aTTGTGGCAGTAACGGTGTGGAGTCCAGAGTCCTTCCAGCAGTGAGAGCTCCAGTAAAGTCCGGTGAACCCTTCGTCAGCCTCAGTCCGGTTACCAAGgatcagagcagcagcagccagactGCAGCCGAGGCGATGCTGGAGGAGGCACACAGGGAGGCTGGTTTCTCTAAGCCATATACT GAGttgtcagcatctcagcaggagcagctccagcagagggcagcataTCTGCGTCAGCAGCGAGACAAGCTGCATGCAATGAAAAAAGAACCACAGAAAACCAAGCCAACGACCACACCAGAGGAAGCACCCACCACCACGTCG GAGGCAGTGGGGCAGTCCCAGAAGAATGGGGCATGtagccctcctcctcctcttcctcctccagcacAACACTCTAACTCCACCAAACAGAAG GAGATATCTgctgaggagaggaagaagctaCAGAAGAGAAAACATCTGGCCGACAAGCTGAAAGAGGAAGTAATCAAGAAATGA
- the ppp4r3b gene encoding serine/threonine-protein phosphatase 4 regulatory subunit 3B isoform X2, whose translation MSDTRRRVKVYTLNEDRQWDDRGTGHVSSTFVERLKGISLLVRAESDGSLLLESKISPNTAYQKQQDTLIVWSEADNYDLALSFQEKAGCDEIWEKICQVQGKDPALDITQDPIDESEEERFEEIPETSHLVELPPCELSRLEEIADLVTSVLSSPIRREKLALALMSEGYIKKLLGLFRVCEDLDNREGLHHLYEIVRGVLFLNKAALFEVMFSDDCIMDVVGCLEYDPALVQPKRHREFLTKTAKFKEVIPITDSELRQKIHQTYRVQYIQDIILPTPSVFEENFLSTLTSFIFFNKVEIVSMLQEDEKFLTEVFAQLTDEATDDSKRRELVNFVKEFCAFSQTLQPQNRDAFFKTLANLGILPALEIVMGMDDLQVRAAATDIFSYLVEFSPSMVREFVMQEPQQTDDDVLLINVVIKQMICDSDPELGGAVQLMGLLRTLIDPENMLASTNKTEKTEFLSFFYKYCMHVLTAPLLANTAHDKNSKDLQEGSTKINPVCPDNFQTAQLLALILELLTFCVEHHTYHIKTYIMNKDLLRRVLVLMNSKHTFLALCALRFMRRIIGLKDEYYNRYIIKGNLFEPVINALLDNGTRYNLLNSAIIELFEFIKVEDIKSLIAHIVDNFYKALESIEYVQTFKGLKGRYEQEKDRQSQRLNRYRRDARSLDEDEELWFNDDDDDDDGEAVEKSRMEDDFSDSYGKYMEAKKGAANGSNGANNNGKAAVIPPASPAVTPNNSSTSSVKTVALPATPVVKTALVGLVDYPDDEDEEEEDEEEEQSPRKRPRLSS comes from the exons ATGTCGGACACTCGGCGGCGAGTGAAAGTATATACGCTGAATGAAGACAGGCAGTGGGACGATCGGGGTACCGGACACGTTTCGTCTACCTTTGTTGAACGGCTGAAGGGAATATCATTATTAGTTCGGGCCGAATCAGACG GATCACTTCTATTGGAGTCGAAGATAAGCCCGAATACTGCATATCAGAAACAACAG GACACACTGATTGTCTGGTCGGAAGCAGATAATTATGACCTTGCCCTAAGCTTCCAGGAAAAGGCTGGCTGTGATGAGATCTGGGAGAAGATTTGCCAG GTTCAAGGGAAGGACCCTGCCCTGGACATCACCCAGGACCCCATTGATGAGTCTGAGGAGGAGCGCTTTGAGGAGATTCCAGAGACAAGCCACCTGGTGGAGCTCCCTCCTTGCGAGCTAAGTCGACTGGAGGAGATCGCTGACCTGGTTACCTCTGTCCTGTCTTCGCCCATCCGGAGGGAAAAACTGGCCCTGGCCCTGATGAGTGAGGGCTATATCAAGAAACTCCTGGGTCTCTTCAGAGTATGTGAGGACCTGGACAACAGGGAAGGCCTACATCACCTCTATGAGATTGTCCGGGGTGTCTTGTTCCTCAATAAAGCGGCCCTCTTTGAAGTGATGTTCTCTGACGACTGTATCATGGATGTGGTGGGCTGCCTAGAGTATGATCCAGCGCTGGTTCAGCCTAAACGGCACCGGGAATTCTTGACCAAGACAGCTAAATTTAAGGAGGTGATCCCTATCACGGACTCTGAGCTGCGGCAGAAGATCCACCAGACCTACCGGGTGCAGTACATCCAGGACATCATCCTGCCCACACCATCTGTCTTTGAGGAGAACTTCCTGTCCACACTCAcctccttcatcttcttcaACAAGGTGGAGATTGTCAGTATGTTGCAG GAGGATGAGAAGTTCCTAACAGAGGTATTTGCACAGCTCACAGATGAAGCGACAGATGACAGTAAACGGAGAGAACTT GTGAACTTTGTCAAGGAATTCTGTGCTTTTTCACAAACGTTGCAGCCACAAAACAGGGATGCTTTCTTCAAAACTCTGGCAAATCTAGGCATTTTACCTGCTCTTGAAATAGTCATG GGAATGGATGACCTGCAGGTGAGGGCAGCAGCTACAGACATCTTCTCTTACCTGGTGGAATTCAGCCCCTCCATGGTCAGGGAGTTTGTCATGCAGGaaccacagcagacagacgaC gatGTTCTGCTGATAAATGTTGTGATCAAGCAGATGATTTGTGACTCTGACCCAGAGTTAGGAGGGGCTGTCCAGCTGATGGGTCTGCTCAGAACACTCATCGACCCCGAGAACATGCTGGCTTCCACCAAT aaaactGAGAAGACAGAATTTTTGAGTTTCTTCTACAAGTACTGCATGCATGTCCTGACTGCTCCTCTGCTGGCCAACACTGCACATGACAAAAACTCAAAAG ATCTGCAGGAGGGATCAACTAAGATCAACCCGgtctgtccag aCAACTTCCAGACTGCTCAGCTGCTGGCACTGATCCTGGAGCTTCTGACCTTCTGTGTGGAGCACCACACCTATCACATCAAGACCTACATTATGAACAAAGACCTGCTCAGGAGAGTGCTGGTGCTCATGAACTCAAAACATACCTTCCTTGCTCTTT GTGCCCTGCGTTTCATGCGCAGAATCATTGGTCTGAAGGATGAGTACTACAACCGCTACATCATCAAAGGGAACCTGTTTGAGCCTGTCATTAATGCCCTGCTGGACAACGGCACCCGATACAACCTCCTCAACTCAGCCATCATAGAGCTCTTTGAGTTCATTAAAGTG GAGGACATCAAGTCTCTCATAGCTCACATTGTGGATAACTTCTACAAAGCACTTGAATCCATTGAGTACGTCCAGACTTTCAAGGGCCTGAAAGGCCGGTACGAGCAGGAAAAAGATAGGCAGAGTCAGAGACTCAACAG ATATCGCAGAGATGCACGGTCGTTGGACGAGGATGAGGAGTTATGGTTCAAtgacgacgacgatgatgacGATGGAGAGGCTGTGGAGAAGAGCCGAATGGAGGATGACTTCTCTGACAGCTATGGCAAGTACATGGAAGCCAAAAAAG GAGCTGCCAACGGATCTAATGGTGCCAACAACAATGGGAAAGCTGCTGTAATCCCACCTGCCTCGCCAGCCGTCACTCCAAACAACAGTTCAACTTCCTCTGTCAAAACAGTTGCTCTTCCTGCCACACCAGTCGTTAAG ACTGCTCTGGTCGGTTTGGTGGACTACCCTGAcgatgaggatgaagaggaagaagatgaggaggaagagcagtCTCCAAGGAAGCGGCCCCGTCTGAGCTCTTAA